Proteins encoded in a region of the Prunus persica cultivar Lovell chromosome G4, Prunus_persica_NCBIv2, whole genome shotgun sequence genome:
- the LOC18778311 gene encoding homeobox-DDT domain protein RLT1 isoform X2: protein MEGASEGENPTKNHENNNSNGKFNNSSEGQSKPKRQMKTPFQLETLEKAYALETYPSEAIRAELSEKLGLTDRQLQMWFCHRRLKDKKEGGPAKKQRKSVPTLPEPPIDDLAHGSEPGSDYGSGSGSGSSPFGHAELRNVVSRSGADDVPMRRRYYESPQSILELRAIACVEAQLGEPLREDGPVLGVEFDRLPPDAFGAPIVAEQQKRAAHALEGKYERHDAKPNKATPRALHEYPFLQDHSSIRSDAYGQAAQSHFQDSPIDGPSARASSFAVGNEPLSRVHGVHGHGHVSRVRLLSQQERQAVAFPSPGDDGCVPQRDSFTNVRVNTQFSDPPTVAPENSNVLSDGQINDSMLRMERKRKSEEARIAKEVEAHEIRIRKELEKQDILRRKNEERMRKEMERHDRERRKEEERLMRERQREEERSKREQKREIERREKFLQKEYIRAEKRRQKEELRKEREAVRRKAALEKATARRLAKESMELIEDEQLELMELAAASKGLSSIICIDLDTLQNLDAFRDSLAAFPPKSVQLKRPFAVQPWINSEENIGNFLMVWRFLITFADVLELWPFTLDEFVQAFHDYDSRLLGEIHVALLRLIIKDIEDVARTPSTGLGVNQNGAANPGGGHPQIVEGAYAWGFDIRNWQQHLNLLTWPEIFRQLALSAGFGPQLKKRSTAWSYSPDNDEGKGCQDAISNLRNGSAAENAFAIMQEKGLLAPRKSRHRLTPGTVKFAAFHVLSLEGNKGLTVLELADKIQKSGLRDLTTSKTPEASISVALTRDTKLFERIAPSTYRVRAAYRKDPADAEAILSAARKKIQIFENGFLAAEDADDVERDDADEVENDEVERDEDFECDEVDDDPEVDDLATPSVAKKSPDDYNEVITFSENGKDLCNDVALNVQNEFENDVSSSPVSGSKDANCPSASSKQCVSGADISASNLDQENMEIDESKSGESWVQGLTEGEYSDLSVEERLNGLVTLIGVANEGNSIRVVLEDRLEAANALKKQMWAEAQLDKSRLKEENVGKLDFPSFVGGKSETQVIGVEDGQSPVRDVDNRNIEASPGTAENQKSIHGSQGVQNQLNGLPVERTLGAQDISMGPDNFLSQQLAYASKRSRSQLKSYIAHRAEEMYAYRSLPLGQDRRHNRYWQFVASASSNDPGSGRIFIELNNGSWRLIDTEEAFDALLTSLDTRGIRESHLRLMLQKIEASFKDNVRKTSHCPNSAGPSKNRVKNEADMDSSPDCPSGFDSPGSTVCALNSDTAETSSSFRIELDRNEAEKRAALRRYQDFQKWMWKECFSSSTFCAMKYAKKRCRSLFDVCDFCLSCYYFEDSHCAFCHQTFSAFYANFNFSEHVIQCKEKRKLEPWDSHMPCTSLPLGRRLLKALIAHIEVSIPPEALQSFWTEDRRKTWGGKLNASSSTEELLQILTLLETAVKRDFLSSNFAATEELLGTSKQSEVFVPDFLDSGSVPLLPWIPHTTAAVALRLHEMDSSITHIQLEKAEPNGDKEVKEYLKLPMRLAPLKESEQTEVGHNEYIREENNTHLKSARNSFRRGRGGREQGRGKKWQRKVNNSKSGASRQKGSGNLSQGFRPVGKRTQGQGSARGRRTVRKRRTKDRVVEGTPLGRMTDVRSSPESGGDSPRNLGEEWDDEKIDMIHMKGDEQREGYEQAEALESEDDDQAVGYEQGNWETGFDGTSSGWHEGLLEASDEDMDASEDDNNGIEEVRDEDSEGDVDMSDASDEIQNKITNDDGSDSAVSDDYSD from the exons ATGGAGGGTGCTTCCGAAGGAGAAAATCCGActaaaaatcatgaaaataaCAACAGTAATGGTAAATTTAATAATTCCAGTGAGGGACAGAGCAAGCCCAAGCGCCAGATGAAGACCCCCTTTCAGCTTGAAACCCTCGAGAAAGCTTATGCCT TGGAGACCTACCCGTCGGAGGCGATAAGGGCGGAGCTGTCGGAAAAATTAGGGCTTACTGATCGGCAGTTGCAGATGTGGTTCTGTCACAGAAGATTGAAGGACAAAAAGGAAGGGGGTCCAGCAAAGAAACAGCGGAAATCGGTGCCCACTTTGCCCGAGCCTCCTATTGATGATTTGGCTCACGGGTCTGAGCCAGGTAGTGATTATGGGTCGGGTTCAGGCTCCGGCTCAAGCCCGTTTGGGCATGCGGAGTTGCGGAATGTGGTTTCCAGGAGTGGGGCTGACGATGTGCCAATGAGGAGGAGGTATTACGAGTCACCCCAGTCGATATTGGAGCTTAGAGCCATTGCTTGTGTGGAAGCTCAATTGGGAGAGCCATTGAGGGAAGATGGGCCAGTTCTCGGCGTAGAGTTCGATCGGTTGCCGCCAGATGCGTTCGGAGCACCTATAG TTGCAGAGCAGCAGAAGCGGGCTGCCCATGCTTTGGAGGGCAAATATGAGCGGCATGATGCAAAACCAAATAAA GCAACTCCAAGGGCTCTCCATGAATATCCATTTCTTCAAGATCACTCCAGTATTCGGTCTGATGCATATGGACAAGCCGCACAATCTCATTTTCAAGATTCACCAATTGATGGTCCTAGTGCCAGAGCTTCATCATTTGCAGTTGGAAATGAGCCTTTGTCAAGGGTTCATGGTGTCCATGGTCATGGTCATGTGTCGCGTGTTCGTCTTCTGTCTCAGCAGGAGAGGCAAGCAGTGGCCTTTCCATCTCCTGGTGATGATGGCTGTGTGCCACAAAGGGACTCCTTTACTAATGTTAGAGTAAATACTCAGTTTAGTGATCCTCCTACTGTTGCACCGGAAAACTCTAATGTATTGTCTGATGGTCAAATTAATGACTCTATGCTGAGAATGGAGAGGAAACGCAAG AGTGAAGAAGCTAGAATTGCTAAAGAAGTTGAAGCTCATGAGATTCGGATCCGGAAGGAGCTGGAGAAACAGGATATTCTGAGGAGAAAG AATGAGGAACGAATGAGGAAAGAAATGGAAAGGCATGACCGTGAGAGacgaaaagaagaagagaggttGATGCGTGAAAGGCAGCGAGAGGAAGAGAGATCAAAGCGTGAGCAAAAACGTGAAATTGAACGAAGGGAAAAGTTTTTGCAGAAAGAATATATAAGA GCTGAGAAAAGGAGGCAAAAGGAAGAGCTtcgcaaagagagagaggcagtGAGACGCAAAGCAGCACTTGAGAAGGCTACTGCACGCAGGCTTGCTAAAGAATCTATGGAGCTTATTGAGGATGAGCAACTAGAACTAATGGAATTGGCTGCTGCAAGCAAGGGTTTATCCTCAATCATTTGTATTGATCTTGACACCTTGCAAAACCTTGATGCATTCAGAG ATTCTCTGGCTGCATTCCCACCTAAGTCCGTGCAATTAAAAAGACCATTTGCAGTTCAGCCGTGGATCAACTCAGAGGAGAATATTGGTAACTTCCTAATG GTTTGGAGATTTTTGATTACCTTTGCTGATGTTCTCGAGTTATGGCCTTTTACTCTTGATGAGTTTGTTCAAGCTTTTCATGACTAT GATTCAAGGTTGTTAGGAGAGATCCATGTTGCTCTCTTGAGGTTGATTATAAAAGATATTGAAGATGTTGCAAGGACTCCTTCTACTGGATTAGGAGTAAATCAAAATGGTGCTGCTAATCCTGGTGGTGGACATCCACAGATTGTTGAAGGA GCATATGCATGGGGCTTTGATATACGAAACTGGCAGCAGCACTTAAATCTGCTAACATGGCCAGAAATATTCCGGCAACTAGCACTGTCTGCCGGATTTGGGCCACAGTTGAAGAAAAGGAGTACCGCATGGTCATACTCTCCTGATAATGATGAG GGTAAAGGTTGTCAGGATGCAATTTCTAATCTTCGCAATGGTTCAGCAGCTGAAAATGCATTTGCAATAATGCAAGAAAAAGGCTTACTAGCCCCACGAAAATCTAGACACCGGTTGACTCCTGgaactgtaaaatttgcagcTTTTCATGTGCTTTCACTTGAGGGAAACAAGGGACTAACAGTGTTAGAGCTTGCTGACAAGATTCAG AAATCTGGCCTTCGGGACCTGACAACAAGCAAGACTCCTGAAGCTTCAATTTCTGTTGCTTTGACAAGAGATACTAAGCTTTTCGAAAGAATAGCTCCTTCAACATATCGCGTACGAGCTGCTTACAGAAAGGATCCTGCTGATGCCGAGGCCATACTTTCTGCAGCACggaagaaaattcagatatttGAAAATGGGTTTTTAGCTGCAGAAGATGCCGATGATGTTGAAAGAGATGATGCTGATGAGGTTGAAAATGATGAGGTTGAAAGAGACGAAGACTTTGAATGTGATGAAGTTGATGACGATCCAGAAGTTGATGACTTAGCTACTCCATCAGTTGCAAAGAAATCCCCTGATGATTACAATGAAGTAATTACTTTCTCAGAAAATGGAAAGGATTTATGCAATGATGTTGCACTGAATGTGCAAAATGAGTTTGAAAACGATGTTTCATCTTCCCCAGTGAGTGGTTCCAAAGATGCAAACTGCCCTAGTGCTTCCTCTAAACAGTGTGTTTCGGGTGCGGATATTAGTGCTAGTAATCTTGAccaagaaaatatggagattGATGAAAGCAAATCAGGTGAGTCATGGGTTCAAGGACTTACAGAAGGGGAATATTCTGATCTCAGTGTGGAAGAGCGTCTTAATGGCCTGGTTACCTTAATTGGTGTTGCAAATGAAGGAAACTCCATCCGTGTTGTTCTTGAg GATCGCTTAGAAGCTGCAAATGCTCTTAAGAAGCAAATGTGGGCAGAAGCACAGCTTGATAAAAGTCGCCTAAAAGAAGAGAATGTCGGTAAGTTAGATTTTCCATCTTTTGTGGGAGGCAAATCTGAAACACAAGTTATCGGAGTGGAGGATGGACAAAGCCCTGTACGGGATGTTGATAATAGAAATATTGAAGCATCTCCAGGCACTGCAGAAAATCAAAAGTCAATCCATGGTTCACAAGGTGTTCAGAATCAGCTTAATGGTTTGCCAGTTGAAAGGACTTTAGGAGCCCAAGATATTTCCATGGGTCCTGACAACTTCTTGAGTCAGCAACTTGCATATGCATCAAAAAGGTCGCGCTCACAGTTAAAATCATATATTGCACATAGAGCAGAAGAGATGTATGCATATAGGTCCCTGCCTCTTGGTCAAGATCGCAGGCATAATCGATACTGGCAATTTGTTGCATCTGCATCAAGCAATGATCCTGGTTCAGGCAGgatttttattgaattgaatAATGGAAGTTGGAGGCTTATTGACACTGAAGAG GCCTTTGATGCTCTATTGACGTCTCTGGACACACGTGGGATTAGGGAATCCCATCTACGCTTAATGTTGCAAAAGATTGAGGCATCGTTCAAGGACAATGTTCGGAAAACTTCACATTGTCCTAACAGTGCAGGCCCAAGTAAAAACCGTGTTAAAAATGAAGCCGACATGGATTCTAGCCCTGATTGCCCTTCTGGTTTCGACAGCCCTGGCAGTACTGTTTGTGCTTTGAATTCTGATACAGCAGAGACATCCTCTTCTTTCAGAATTGAGCTTGACAGAAATGAAGCTGAAAAAAGGGCTGCCTTGAGAAGGTATCAAGATTTTCAGAAGTGGATGTGGAAAGAATGCTTTAGCTCATCTACATTTTGTGCCATGAAGTATGCGAAGAAGAGGTGCAGATCACTGTTTGATGTTTGCGATTTCTGCCTTAGTTGTTACTACTTTGAAGATTCCCACTGTGCTTTTTGCCATCAGACTTTCAGTGCTTTCTATGCAAATTTTAACTTTAGCGAGCATGTGATTCAatgtaaagaaaaaaggaagttGGAACCTTGGGATTCCCATATGCCATGTACTTCTCTTCCCTTGGGCAGAAGATTGCTCAAGGCATTAATAGCTCATATTGAG GTATCTATTCCACCAGAAGCTCTTCAATCGTTTTGGACTGAAGACCGTCGAAAGACCTGGGGTGGGAAACTGAATGCATCATCATCAACGGAAGAACTTCTACAG ATATTGACTCTGCTTGAGACTGCCGTGAAGCGAGACTTTCTGTCATCAAACTTTGCAGCGACGGAGGAATTACTTGGCACCAGCAAACAATCAGAGGTTTTTGTTCCTGACTTTCTAGACAGTGGATCAGTTCCCCTACTTCCTTGGATACCACATACCACTGCAGCTGTGGCTCTGAGGCTTCATGAGATGGATTCATCGATTACACATATACAGCTTGAGAAAGCTGAGCCCAACGGAGACAAGGAAGTCAAAGAATATCTG AAGCTCCCTATGAGACTTGCCCCACTGAAAGAGTCTGAACAAACAGAAGTAGGCCACAATGAATACATTCGGGAAGAGAACAATACTCACCTGAAAAGTGCACGAAACAGCTTTAGACGTGGTAGGGGAGGTCGTGAGCAAGGGCGCGGTAAAAAGTGGCAGAGAAAAGTGAATAATTCCAAATCTGGTGCAAGTCGGCAAAAGGGTAGTGGGAATCTAAGTCAAGGGTTTAGACCGGTTGGGAAAAGAACACAAGGACAAGGGAGTGCACGGGGTCGCAGAACTGTTAGAAAGAGGAGAACAAAGGACAGGGTTGTTGAGGGGACACCTCTGGGCCGCATGACTGACGTACGCAGTAGCCCTGAGAGTGGAGGGGATTCCCCGAGAAACTTGGGTGAGGAATGGGATGATGAAAAGATAGATATGATCCATATGAAAGGTGATGAACAAAGAGAGGGATATGAACAAGCAGAGGCATTGGAATCTGAAGACGATGACCAAGCAGTGGGATATGAACAAGGAAACTGGGAAACTGGATTTGATGGGACTTCCAGCGGATGGCACGAGGGTTTACTGGAAGCAAGTGATGAGGATATGGATGCTTCTGAAGATGACAATAATGGCATTGAAGAAGTGAGAGATGAAGATTCAGAGGGGGATGTAGATATGAGTGATGCCTCGGatgaaatacaaaacaagATTACAAATGATGATGGCTCAGATTCTGCAGTTTCAGATGACTATAGTGATTGA
- the LOC18778311 gene encoding homeobox-DDT domain protein RLT1 isoform X1 produces MEGASEGENPTKNHENNNSNGKFNNSSEGQSKPKRQMKTPFQLETLEKAYALETYPSEAIRAELSEKLGLTDRQLQMWFCHRRLKDKKEGGPAKKQRKSVPTLPEPPIDDLAHGSEPGSDYGSGSGSGSSPFGHAELRNVVSRSGADDVPMRRRYYESPQSILELRAIACVEAQLGEPLREDGPVLGVEFDRLPPDAFGAPIAVAEQQKRAAHALEGKYERHDAKPNKATPRALHEYPFLQDHSSIRSDAYGQAAQSHFQDSPIDGPSARASSFAVGNEPLSRVHGVHGHGHVSRVRLLSQQERQAVAFPSPGDDGCVPQRDSFTNVRVNTQFSDPPTVAPENSNVLSDGQINDSMLRMERKRKSEEARIAKEVEAHEIRIRKELEKQDILRRKNEERMRKEMERHDRERRKEEERLMRERQREEERSKREQKREIERREKFLQKEYIRAEKRRQKEELRKEREAVRRKAALEKATARRLAKESMELIEDEQLELMELAAASKGLSSIICIDLDTLQNLDAFRDSLAAFPPKSVQLKRPFAVQPWINSEENIGNFLMVWRFLITFADVLELWPFTLDEFVQAFHDYDSRLLGEIHVALLRLIIKDIEDVARTPSTGLGVNQNGAANPGGGHPQIVEGAYAWGFDIRNWQQHLNLLTWPEIFRQLALSAGFGPQLKKRSTAWSYSPDNDEGKGCQDAISNLRNGSAAENAFAIMQEKGLLAPRKSRHRLTPGTVKFAAFHVLSLEGNKGLTVLELADKIQKSGLRDLTTSKTPEASISVALTRDTKLFERIAPSTYRVRAAYRKDPADAEAILSAARKKIQIFENGFLAAEDADDVERDDADEVENDEVERDEDFECDEVDDDPEVDDLATPSVAKKSPDDYNEVITFSENGKDLCNDVALNVQNEFENDVSSSPVSGSKDANCPSASSKQCVSGADISASNLDQENMEIDESKSGESWVQGLTEGEYSDLSVEERLNGLVTLIGVANEGNSIRVVLEDRLEAANALKKQMWAEAQLDKSRLKEENVGKLDFPSFVGGKSETQVIGVEDGQSPVRDVDNRNIEASPGTAENQKSIHGSQGVQNQLNGLPVERTLGAQDISMGPDNFLSQQLAYASKRSRSQLKSYIAHRAEEMYAYRSLPLGQDRRHNRYWQFVASASSNDPGSGRIFIELNNGSWRLIDTEEAFDALLTSLDTRGIRESHLRLMLQKIEASFKDNVRKTSHCPNSAGPSKNRVKNEADMDSSPDCPSGFDSPGSTVCALNSDTAETSSSFRIELDRNEAEKRAALRRYQDFQKWMWKECFSSSTFCAMKYAKKRCRSLFDVCDFCLSCYYFEDSHCAFCHQTFSAFYANFNFSEHVIQCKEKRKLEPWDSHMPCTSLPLGRRLLKALIAHIEVSIPPEALQSFWTEDRRKTWGGKLNASSSTEELLQILTLLETAVKRDFLSSNFAATEELLGTSKQSEVFVPDFLDSGSVPLLPWIPHTTAAVALRLHEMDSSITHIQLEKAEPNGDKEVKEYLKLPMRLAPLKESEQTEVGHNEYIREENNTHLKSARNSFRRGRGGREQGRGKKWQRKVNNSKSGASRQKGSGNLSQGFRPVGKRTQGQGSARGRRTVRKRRTKDRVVEGTPLGRMTDVRSSPESGGDSPRNLGEEWDDEKIDMIHMKGDEQREGYEQAEALESEDDDQAVGYEQGNWETGFDGTSSGWHEGLLEASDEDMDASEDDNNGIEEVRDEDSEGDVDMSDASDEIQNKITNDDGSDSAVSDDYSD; encoded by the exons ATGGAGGGTGCTTCCGAAGGAGAAAATCCGActaaaaatcatgaaaataaCAACAGTAATGGTAAATTTAATAATTCCAGTGAGGGACAGAGCAAGCCCAAGCGCCAGATGAAGACCCCCTTTCAGCTTGAAACCCTCGAGAAAGCTTATGCCT TGGAGACCTACCCGTCGGAGGCGATAAGGGCGGAGCTGTCGGAAAAATTAGGGCTTACTGATCGGCAGTTGCAGATGTGGTTCTGTCACAGAAGATTGAAGGACAAAAAGGAAGGGGGTCCAGCAAAGAAACAGCGGAAATCGGTGCCCACTTTGCCCGAGCCTCCTATTGATGATTTGGCTCACGGGTCTGAGCCAGGTAGTGATTATGGGTCGGGTTCAGGCTCCGGCTCAAGCCCGTTTGGGCATGCGGAGTTGCGGAATGTGGTTTCCAGGAGTGGGGCTGACGATGTGCCAATGAGGAGGAGGTATTACGAGTCACCCCAGTCGATATTGGAGCTTAGAGCCATTGCTTGTGTGGAAGCTCAATTGGGAGAGCCATTGAGGGAAGATGGGCCAGTTCTCGGCGTAGAGTTCGATCGGTTGCCGCCAGATGCGTTCGGAGCACCTATAG CAGTTGCAGAGCAGCAGAAGCGGGCTGCCCATGCTTTGGAGGGCAAATATGAGCGGCATGATGCAAAACCAAATAAA GCAACTCCAAGGGCTCTCCATGAATATCCATTTCTTCAAGATCACTCCAGTATTCGGTCTGATGCATATGGACAAGCCGCACAATCTCATTTTCAAGATTCACCAATTGATGGTCCTAGTGCCAGAGCTTCATCATTTGCAGTTGGAAATGAGCCTTTGTCAAGGGTTCATGGTGTCCATGGTCATGGTCATGTGTCGCGTGTTCGTCTTCTGTCTCAGCAGGAGAGGCAAGCAGTGGCCTTTCCATCTCCTGGTGATGATGGCTGTGTGCCACAAAGGGACTCCTTTACTAATGTTAGAGTAAATACTCAGTTTAGTGATCCTCCTACTGTTGCACCGGAAAACTCTAATGTATTGTCTGATGGTCAAATTAATGACTCTATGCTGAGAATGGAGAGGAAACGCAAG AGTGAAGAAGCTAGAATTGCTAAAGAAGTTGAAGCTCATGAGATTCGGATCCGGAAGGAGCTGGAGAAACAGGATATTCTGAGGAGAAAG AATGAGGAACGAATGAGGAAAGAAATGGAAAGGCATGACCGTGAGAGacgaaaagaagaagagaggttGATGCGTGAAAGGCAGCGAGAGGAAGAGAGATCAAAGCGTGAGCAAAAACGTGAAATTGAACGAAGGGAAAAGTTTTTGCAGAAAGAATATATAAGA GCTGAGAAAAGGAGGCAAAAGGAAGAGCTtcgcaaagagagagaggcagtGAGACGCAAAGCAGCACTTGAGAAGGCTACTGCACGCAGGCTTGCTAAAGAATCTATGGAGCTTATTGAGGATGAGCAACTAGAACTAATGGAATTGGCTGCTGCAAGCAAGGGTTTATCCTCAATCATTTGTATTGATCTTGACACCTTGCAAAACCTTGATGCATTCAGAG ATTCTCTGGCTGCATTCCCACCTAAGTCCGTGCAATTAAAAAGACCATTTGCAGTTCAGCCGTGGATCAACTCAGAGGAGAATATTGGTAACTTCCTAATG GTTTGGAGATTTTTGATTACCTTTGCTGATGTTCTCGAGTTATGGCCTTTTACTCTTGATGAGTTTGTTCAAGCTTTTCATGACTAT GATTCAAGGTTGTTAGGAGAGATCCATGTTGCTCTCTTGAGGTTGATTATAAAAGATATTGAAGATGTTGCAAGGACTCCTTCTACTGGATTAGGAGTAAATCAAAATGGTGCTGCTAATCCTGGTGGTGGACATCCACAGATTGTTGAAGGA GCATATGCATGGGGCTTTGATATACGAAACTGGCAGCAGCACTTAAATCTGCTAACATGGCCAGAAATATTCCGGCAACTAGCACTGTCTGCCGGATTTGGGCCACAGTTGAAGAAAAGGAGTACCGCATGGTCATACTCTCCTGATAATGATGAG GGTAAAGGTTGTCAGGATGCAATTTCTAATCTTCGCAATGGTTCAGCAGCTGAAAATGCATTTGCAATAATGCAAGAAAAAGGCTTACTAGCCCCACGAAAATCTAGACACCGGTTGACTCCTGgaactgtaaaatttgcagcTTTTCATGTGCTTTCACTTGAGGGAAACAAGGGACTAACAGTGTTAGAGCTTGCTGACAAGATTCAG AAATCTGGCCTTCGGGACCTGACAACAAGCAAGACTCCTGAAGCTTCAATTTCTGTTGCTTTGACAAGAGATACTAAGCTTTTCGAAAGAATAGCTCCTTCAACATATCGCGTACGAGCTGCTTACAGAAAGGATCCTGCTGATGCCGAGGCCATACTTTCTGCAGCACggaagaaaattcagatatttGAAAATGGGTTTTTAGCTGCAGAAGATGCCGATGATGTTGAAAGAGATGATGCTGATGAGGTTGAAAATGATGAGGTTGAAAGAGACGAAGACTTTGAATGTGATGAAGTTGATGACGATCCAGAAGTTGATGACTTAGCTACTCCATCAGTTGCAAAGAAATCCCCTGATGATTACAATGAAGTAATTACTTTCTCAGAAAATGGAAAGGATTTATGCAATGATGTTGCACTGAATGTGCAAAATGAGTTTGAAAACGATGTTTCATCTTCCCCAGTGAGTGGTTCCAAAGATGCAAACTGCCCTAGTGCTTCCTCTAAACAGTGTGTTTCGGGTGCGGATATTAGTGCTAGTAATCTTGAccaagaaaatatggagattGATGAAAGCAAATCAGGTGAGTCATGGGTTCAAGGACTTACAGAAGGGGAATATTCTGATCTCAGTGTGGAAGAGCGTCTTAATGGCCTGGTTACCTTAATTGGTGTTGCAAATGAAGGAAACTCCATCCGTGTTGTTCTTGAg GATCGCTTAGAAGCTGCAAATGCTCTTAAGAAGCAAATGTGGGCAGAAGCACAGCTTGATAAAAGTCGCCTAAAAGAAGAGAATGTCGGTAAGTTAGATTTTCCATCTTTTGTGGGAGGCAAATCTGAAACACAAGTTATCGGAGTGGAGGATGGACAAAGCCCTGTACGGGATGTTGATAATAGAAATATTGAAGCATCTCCAGGCACTGCAGAAAATCAAAAGTCAATCCATGGTTCACAAGGTGTTCAGAATCAGCTTAATGGTTTGCCAGTTGAAAGGACTTTAGGAGCCCAAGATATTTCCATGGGTCCTGACAACTTCTTGAGTCAGCAACTTGCATATGCATCAAAAAGGTCGCGCTCACAGTTAAAATCATATATTGCACATAGAGCAGAAGAGATGTATGCATATAGGTCCCTGCCTCTTGGTCAAGATCGCAGGCATAATCGATACTGGCAATTTGTTGCATCTGCATCAAGCAATGATCCTGGTTCAGGCAGgatttttattgaattgaatAATGGAAGTTGGAGGCTTATTGACACTGAAGAG GCCTTTGATGCTCTATTGACGTCTCTGGACACACGTGGGATTAGGGAATCCCATCTACGCTTAATGTTGCAAAAGATTGAGGCATCGTTCAAGGACAATGTTCGGAAAACTTCACATTGTCCTAACAGTGCAGGCCCAAGTAAAAACCGTGTTAAAAATGAAGCCGACATGGATTCTAGCCCTGATTGCCCTTCTGGTTTCGACAGCCCTGGCAGTACTGTTTGTGCTTTGAATTCTGATACAGCAGAGACATCCTCTTCTTTCAGAATTGAGCTTGACAGAAATGAAGCTGAAAAAAGGGCTGCCTTGAGAAGGTATCAAGATTTTCAGAAGTGGATGTGGAAAGAATGCTTTAGCTCATCTACATTTTGTGCCATGAAGTATGCGAAGAAGAGGTGCAGATCACTGTTTGATGTTTGCGATTTCTGCCTTAGTTGTTACTACTTTGAAGATTCCCACTGTGCTTTTTGCCATCAGACTTTCAGTGCTTTCTATGCAAATTTTAACTTTAGCGAGCATGTGATTCAatgtaaagaaaaaaggaagttGGAACCTTGGGATTCCCATATGCCATGTACTTCTCTTCCCTTGGGCAGAAGATTGCTCAAGGCATTAATAGCTCATATTGAG GTATCTATTCCACCAGAAGCTCTTCAATCGTTTTGGACTGAAGACCGTCGAAAGACCTGGGGTGGGAAACTGAATGCATCATCATCAACGGAAGAACTTCTACAG ATATTGACTCTGCTTGAGACTGCCGTGAAGCGAGACTTTCTGTCATCAAACTTTGCAGCGACGGAGGAATTACTTGGCACCAGCAAACAATCAGAGGTTTTTGTTCCTGACTTTCTAGACAGTGGATCAGTTCCCCTACTTCCTTGGATACCACATACCACTGCAGCTGTGGCTCTGAGGCTTCATGAGATGGATTCATCGATTACACATATACAGCTTGAGAAAGCTGAGCCCAACGGAGACAAGGAAGTCAAAGAATATCTG AAGCTCCCTATGAGACTTGCCCCACTGAAAGAGTCTGAACAAACAGAAGTAGGCCACAATGAATACATTCGGGAAGAGAACAATACTCACCTGAAAAGTGCACGAAACAGCTTTAGACGTGGTAGGGGAGGTCGTGAGCAAGGGCGCGGTAAAAAGTGGCAGAGAAAAGTGAATAATTCCAAATCTGGTGCAAGTCGGCAAAAGGGTAGTGGGAATCTAAGTCAAGGGTTTAGACCGGTTGGGAAAAGAACACAAGGACAAGGGAGTGCACGGGGTCGCAGAACTGTTAGAAAGAGGAGAACAAAGGACAGGGTTGTTGAGGGGACACCTCTGGGCCGCATGACTGACGTACGCAGTAGCCCTGAGAGTGGAGGGGATTCCCCGAGAAACTTGGGTGAGGAATGGGATGATGAAAAGATAGATATGATCCATATGAAAGGTGATGAACAAAGAGAGGGATATGAACAAGCAGAGGCATTGGAATCTGAAGACGATGACCAAGCAGTGGGATATGAACAAGGAAACTGGGAAACTGGATTTGATGGGACTTCCAGCGGATGGCACGAGGGTTTACTGGAAGCAAGTGATGAGGATATGGATGCTTCTGAAGATGACAATAATGGCATTGAAGAAGTGAGAGATGAAGATTCAGAGGGGGATGTAGATATGAGTGATGCCTCGGatgaaatacaaaacaagATTACAAATGATGATGGCTCAGATTCTGCAGTTTCAGATGACTATAGTGATTGA